In Fusarium oxysporum f. sp. lycopersici 4287 chromosome 6, whole genome shotgun sequence, a single window of DNA contains:
- a CDS encoding hypothetical protein (At least one base has a quality score < 10), translating to MESDDIMLPSPPPSAFSFLRPPRNLASQFELTTQSALPDHPTVADLPRAVWRNKRYVLEESLSRKGSKGRKSWIKRHGFFLVEIDTNDSPLSPYWACRLCDAKGQPEFFAAAATSSAADHLRKSHRIFESSQAADPDLSTDESERPKRRRLQYSAVPRARMDSTYLMISRALVKQGDIRAFLVHPEVEKWLPEADMLKGDDWRLLAEIKLILEPFYLQTMRTQGWGSEGGNGRLWEVMAGMEYLLEHLEDRKLFHHAVPDEAGGQDTNSQAELARGRPDRNRQLPARFRDCETDIHPRKSRLSIMAAWQKLNEYYTKLGDSPLFAASIILHPSLGMNYLEVNWASEEQLVWVRDAKIGLSDYLDRWYHCNRPVDEQQKMIMDTSTSLSVPRTTTEVSVFKQWIKSRTAKTTVMGSELERYLRLEPQETEDPIEWWMAHQGQFPMISQLALDILAIPAMATDCERSFSLAKLTLTTQRLSMTTETLEKLQCLKNWVRHGAVKLGATIGGGEEVQWEIGDVSMEA from the exons ATGGAATCCGACGACATCATGCTTCCTTCGCCTCCACCCtctgccttttcttttcttcgaCCACCGAGGAATTTGGCGAGTCAATTCGAGCTGACGACGCAGTCGGCATTGCCAGACCACCCTACTGTTGCAGATCTTCCGCGAGCAGTGTGGAGGAACAAACGATATGTTTTGGAAGAGTCCTTGTCCCGGAAGGGCTCGAAGGGCCGGAAGAGCTGGATCAAGCGCCATGGATTTTTTCTTGTTGAGATCGACACTAACGATAGTCCTTTGAGTCCTTACTGGGCCTGTCGTTTGTGTGACGCGAAGGGTCAGCCTGAGTTCTTCGCCGCTGCTGCTACGAGTTCGGCAGCGGACCATCTCCGCAA GTCTCACAGGATTTTCGAGAGCAGTCAAGCAGCTGATCCAGATCTGTCAACCGATGAATCTGAACGGCCCAAGCGACGACGCTTGCAGTACAGCGCCGTGCCGCGTGCTAGA ATGGACTCCACTTATCTCATGATCTCTCGAGCGCTCGTCAAGCAGGGAGACATCAGGGCGTTCTTGGTCCACCCAGAAGTGGAGAAATGGCTACCGGAGGCCGACATGCTGAAGGGAGATGACTGGAGACTGTTGGCAGAAATCAAACTTATTCTTGAGCCATTCTATCTACAGACTATGAGAACGCAGGGCTGGGGCAGTGAAGGAGGTAACGGACGGCTCTGGGAAGTGATGGCGGGTATGGAGTACTTGCTGGAACACCTAGAGGATCGGAAGCTGTTCCATCATGCCGTTCCCGACGAGGCAGGGGGACAGGACACCAACTCGCAGGCCGAGCTGGCTCGAGGGCGACCAGACCGTAACCGGCAGCTTCCTGCTCGATTTAGGGATTGCGAGACGGATATCCATCCGCGAAAGTCCAG ACTGTCCATCATGGCTGCCTGGCAGAAACTAAACGAGTACTACACCAAGCTTGGAGACTCACCGTTGTTCGCTGCATCCATCATCCTCCACCCATCACTCGGCATGAACTATCTGGAGGTGAACTGGGCGTCGGAAGAGCAGCTTGTGTGGGTGAGGGATGCCAAAATTGGACTGTCTGACTACTTGGACCGTTGGTACCACTGCAACCGGCCGGTGGATGAGCAGCAGAAGATGATCATGGACACATCGACATCCTTAAGCGTACCAAGGACGACAACTGAAGTTAGCGTGTTCAAGCAATGGATTAAAAGCAGGACAGCGAAGACCACGGTGATGGGAAGCGAGCTTGAGCGGTATCTGCGGCTAGAGCCGCAAGAGACTGAGGATCCAATCGAGTGGTGGATGGCTCACCAGGGACAATTCCCGATGATCAGCCAATTGGCTCTCGATATACTCGCGATACCGGCGATGGCGACTGATTGCGAGAGGTCGTTCAGCCTAGCCAAGCTAACGCTGACGACGCAGAGGCTTTCGATGACGACGGAAACGCTGGAGAAGTTACAATGCCTTAAGAACTGGGTCAGACATGGTGCGGTGAAGCTAGGGGCGACAATAGGTGGGGGGGAGGAGGTCCAATGGGAGATTGGAGATGTTAGCATGGAAGCATAG